The Rhinopithecus roxellana isolate Shanxi Qingling chromosome 14, ASM756505v1, whole genome shotgun sequence genome includes a window with the following:
- the DNAJB2 gene encoding dnaJ homolog subfamily B member 2 isoform X2, with protein MASYYEILDVPRSASADDIKKAYRRKALQWHPDKNPDNKEFAEKKFKEVAEAYEVLSDKHKREIYDRYGREGLTGTGTGPSRAEAGSGGPGFTFTFRSPEEVFREFFGSGDPFAELFDDLGPFSELQNRGSRHSGPFFTFSSSFPGHSDFSSSSFSFSPGAGAFRSVSTSTTFVQGRRITTRRIMENGQERVEVEEDGQLKSVTINGVPDDLALGLELSRREQQPSVTSRSGGTQVQQTPASCPLDSDLSEDEDLQLAMAYSLSEMEAAGKKPADVF; from the exons ATGGCATCCTACTACGAGATCCTAGACGTGCCGCGAAGTGCGTCTGCTGATGACATCAAGAAGGC GTATCGGCGCAAGGCTCTCCAGTGGCACCCAGACAAAAACCCAGATAATAAAGAATTTGCTGAGAAGAAATTTAAGGAGGTGGCGGAGGCATATGAAGTGCTGTCTGACA AGCACAAGCGGGAGATTTACGACCGCTATGGCCGGGAAGGGCTGACGGGGACAG GAACTGGCCCATCTCGGGCAGAAGCTGGCAGTGGTGGGCCTGGCTTCACGTTTACCTTTCGAAGCCCCGAGGAGGTTTTCCGGGAATTCTTTGGGAGTGGAGACCCTTTTGCAGAGCTCTTTG ATGACCTGGGCCCTTTCTCAGAGCTTCAGAACCGGGGTTCTCGACACTCAGGCCCTTTCTttaccttctcttcctccttccctgggcACTCTG ATTTCTCCTCCTCATCTTTCTCCTTCAGTCCCGGGGCTGGTGCTTTTCGCTCTGTTTCTACGTCCACCACCTTTGTCCAAGGACGCCGGATCACCACACGCAG AATCATGGAGAACGGGCAGGAGCGGGTGGAAGTGGAGGAGGATGGGCAGCTGAAGTCAGTCACAATCAATG GTGTCCCAGATGACCTGGCACTGGGCTTGGAGCTTAGCCGTCGTGAGCAGCAGCCGTCAGTCACTTCCAGGTCTGGGGGCACTCAGGTCCAGCAGACCCCTGCCTCATGTCCCTTGGACAGCGACCTCTCTGAGGATGAGGACCTGCAGCTGGCCATGGCCTACAGCCTGTCAGAGATGGAGGCAGCTGGGAAGAAACCCGCAG ATGTGTTCTGA
- the DNAJB2 gene encoding dnaJ homolog subfamily B member 2 isoform X1 gives MASYYEILDVPRSASADDIKKAYRRKALQWHPDKNPDNKEFAEKKFKEVAEAYEVLSDKHKREIYDRYGREGLTGTGTGPSRAEAGSGGPGFTFTFRSPEEVFREFFGSGDPFAELFDDLGPFSELQNRGSRHSGPFFTFSSSFPGHSDFSSSSFSFSPGAGAFRSVSTSTTFVQGRRITTRRIMENGQERVEVEEDGQLKSVTINGVPDDLALGLELSRREQQPSVTSRSGGTQVQQTPASCPLDSDLSEDEDLQLAMAYSLSEMEAAGKKPAGGREAQHRRQGRPKAQHQDPGLGGTQEGARGEATKRSPSPEEKASRCLIL, from the exons ATGGCATCCTACTACGAGATCCTAGACGTGCCGCGAAGTGCGTCTGCTGATGACATCAAGAAGGC GTATCGGCGCAAGGCTCTCCAGTGGCACCCAGACAAAAACCCAGATAATAAAGAATTTGCTGAGAAGAAATTTAAGGAGGTGGCGGAGGCATATGAAGTGCTGTCTGACA AGCACAAGCGGGAGATTTACGACCGCTATGGCCGGGAAGGGCTGACGGGGACAG GAACTGGCCCATCTCGGGCAGAAGCTGGCAGTGGTGGGCCTGGCTTCACGTTTACCTTTCGAAGCCCCGAGGAGGTTTTCCGGGAATTCTTTGGGAGTGGAGACCCTTTTGCAGAGCTCTTTG ATGACCTGGGCCCTTTCTCAGAGCTTCAGAACCGGGGTTCTCGACACTCAGGCCCTTTCTttaccttctcttcctccttccctgggcACTCTG ATTTCTCCTCCTCATCTTTCTCCTTCAGTCCCGGGGCTGGTGCTTTTCGCTCTGTTTCTACGTCCACCACCTTTGTCCAAGGACGCCGGATCACCACACGCAG AATCATGGAGAACGGGCAGGAGCGGGTGGAAGTGGAGGAGGATGGGCAGCTGAAGTCAGTCACAATCAATG GTGTCCCAGATGACCTGGCACTGGGCTTGGAGCTTAGCCGTCGTGAGCAGCAGCCGTCAGTCACTTCCAGGTCTGGGGGCACTCAGGTCCAGCAGACCCCTGCCTCATGTCCCTTGGACAGCGACCTCTCTGAGGATGAGGACCTGCAGCTGGCCATGGCCTACAGCCTGTCAGAGATGGAGGCAGCTGGGAAGAAACCCGCAGGTGGGCGGGAGGCACAGCACCGACGGCAGGGGCGGCCCAAGGCCCAGCACCAAGATCCAGGCTTGGGGGGTACCCAGGAGGGTGCGAGGGGTGAAGCAACCAAACGCAGCCCATCCCCAGAGGAGAAGGCCTCTCGCTGCCTCATCCTCTGA